The stretch of DNA CCGTTTCGGGAGCAAATGTTACCATAACAGCTGATAGTGGATATTTCTCAAAAAGTTCAGAATTAACAGATAGCTATGGTAATGTAACGTTCCTTTACACCGCACCGCCAGTGAGCGAACAAACCAACATTGTAATCACAGCCTATGCTACAGCGATTGAATATGCTGGAACAGAAAGCCAATTGGAAATAACGGTTAACCCCAGAACATTTAATGTTCTGATAGTTGCGCCATCAGTCGAGTCGGGAGGAACCGCCATGGTTACAGTTATTGCGGTATGTAATGAGGATGGCACCTCCGTTGCTGGTGCAACCGTTACGATGTCCTCCACGTATGGAAGCTTTGAGATAATTACACAAACTACTGACTCGACAGGCGCTTGCGTATTCACTTTTAATGCTCCAATAACATCTTCAAATCTCAACGTGACCCTAACTGCTAACGTAGCCAAAGAAGGATACATACCCGGAGAAAGCCAAACAAAAATAACAGTGTTAAAAGCTGCCCCCTCAGGTGATGGAGGATGGTTGTGGATGTTACTTCTGATACTAATTCCCGTAGTGATTGTGATTATAGTGGTTGTTCTGATTAAGCTAAAAATCATCGTGATTTCCCATGAAGAAGAGACGTGACGTCCACAGTAATATATCGTGAGACGTAATATTTAATAATCTGGACATATCAATAATAGTAGAATAGGAGAAAAGACAATGGCGAAGCTCCGAGTCAAAGAAACATTAGCTAAACTTAAAAAAGTGAAAATTCGATTCAATATAGGGAAACGTCAACAAGTTGCAATTCCACCACCACCACCAAAGCCTGTTCCGAGAGGATTCAAGGTTGTTGATAAATATCCGCTTTATGAACCATTTGCTCATGTTGCCATAGTACAGAATCCAAAAACAGGCGAATACAAATACATATTAGACGAATTACAATTAGATCCCCTAGAAAGAAACGTCTACAACCGCATCTTGGAGATATTACTTGCAGAAATAGAATCGCCAAAAGAGGAAATCTTGGACCCGAGAAAATTTTTTGCAGAAGAAGCTAAGAAAATTGTTGATAAATACCGCATAAGTTTAGGATGGTTGCCCGATGTTTCATGGTATAAGATTCTATATCACGCCGAAAGAGACCTTGTTGGTTTCGGCAGAATTGACCCGTTAATGCGTGACCCAAACATTGAAGACGTTTCATGCGACGGTGTAGGCAAACCAGTTTATATTTGGCACAGAAATTACGAAAGTATTGAGACGAATCTTGAGTTTGAAAACGATGAAGAACTTGACAACGTAGTTGTCAAACTTGTTCACATGGCTGGAAAACATGTAAGCTCAGCCTTTCCAATAGTGGACGCTTCACTGCCGGGTAAACATAGATTAGCAGTATGCTATAGACGTGAAGTCACGCCTTTCGGAACAGCCTTCACCATCAGAAAATTCAGAGAAGACCCCTACTCAATAATAGACTTGATAAACTTAGGCACTTACTCAGAAGAGATGGCGGCCTATTTCTGGCTCTGCCTTGAAAATAGAGCATCAATAATGGTTTTAGGTGGCACGGCGGCGGGAAAAACAACAGCTTTGAACGCTCTTGCTTGCCTCATCAAGCCTGGAAGCAAAATAATAACCATAGAAGAAACGGCGGAACTGAATCTACCTCATGAAAACTGGGTCTCACTCATAGCAAGACAGAGCTATGGTTTAGGCGGAACCAGCGTTGGCGAAGTAACACTCTTTGACCTTGTAAAGACGTCGATGAGACACCGCCCAGACATACTGATTGTGGGCGAGATCAGAGGTCAAGAAGCATACGTGTTATTCCAAGCTTTAGCCACTGGTCACGGTGGCATGTGTACAATGCACGCTGAAAACTTGGATTCAGCAGTGAAACGTTTGACATCGAAACCAATGGATATTTCACCTGCTTACATTCCATTAATGAACATTGTGTTATCAGTCCAAAGAGTTCACTTGACGAAAGGAACAGAGAAAAAAGCGTATAGACGTGTAATAGATGTGAACGAAATCGCAGATTACGAGGACTACAGATCTGCGTTAAAGTGGAATCCAACCAAAGACATGTATGTATCTTCATTTGACAAAAGTTTAATGCTAACGAGAATTTCTGAGCGGATAGGCGTTACTAAGAAAGAATTAATTGAGGAATTGAATAGACGCAAAGATGTTCTGCATTGGATGCGAGAACGTAACATACGCAGTTACAAGGACGTAGCCGCAATTATCGCAGAATACTATGCTAGACCAAAGCAGATTTACGAAAAAGTTCTTGCGGGGGAGGAGGTTAAAGTAGTTGTCGCTACTAAAAACCCTTGAGGCGTGGTCTTTCCGCATCTTTGGTAGGCTGGCGCCTTCCTTCCTTAAGAATGTCTTTGAATTCAAGGGCTACTTGGAAAGGGCGAAAATCAAGATTTATCCAGAAACCTATGTTTCAATGATGTTTTTTATTGCTGTGCTTACACTTCCCGTCAGCATAATATCTATACTACTTCTTTACTTCTACGGTTTTTTGCCAATAATATTCTTAGTTCCGCTTCCATTCTATGTCATGATAGGTTTTCTGTTAATACCCATGTCAAAAGCAAGTGATAGAGCAAGCAACCTCGAGAGAGAAATGCCCTTCGCAGCTGCTTACATCAGCGTCATGGCTTCTGGAGGCATCGCTCCTTACACAAGCTTCAAACGACTTGCAGAAGTTGAGCTTATGCCTTCAATGAGAAGCGAAGCAAGAGAAATTTTGAAGGACGTGGAGATTTTCGGCATAGACCCACTCACTGCCATAGAGAATGCAGCAAAGAAAAACCCGTTGGACGTGTTTAAGGATTTTCTTTCAGGATATGCATCAACGGTTATCATAGGCGGCGATATTGGACATTTTCTTGAGAGGAAAGCCGAAGATATTTTCAAAACAAGAGCAATGCGCGTTAAGGCTGCGGCTGAAAGACTTGGAATGCTCTTAGAGACCTTCATAATCGTAATGGTTCTGATGTCTCTATGCTTCTACATACTGTTCAGTGTAGAATCGTTCTACAGCGCTGGCATATCAAGCTCTTCAGGCATAATTCTATACACTTACTTGTTTACGCCCATGTTGTCAATAGTGTTCATTTACTTAGCACATAGCATGCAACCCAAAACGCCAGTTGTAGAAACACGCCCTTACAAGGTCTTCGGAATCTGCAGCGCAATAGCAATAGTGCTACTGATGCTACTCACTAATTTCTTGGGATTTATAGAAGTTCCATTCTTAAAACCTATTCAAACAATGGTAGACTTACCCATAGCAATCTCCATAGCCTTATTCATTGCAACAGCACCAGCAGCGGTTGTGCACAGTAGATTGTCAAAGAAAAAATCCAGCATGGAACAAGGCATAAACAGTTTTCTGAGAGACTTAACAGAAGTTAGGAAAACAGGGCTGTCTCCGGAAAAATGCATTGAAAGTCTTGCTCATCGGGATTATGGCGAATTCAGCAAAGAACTACGTAAGATAAGTTCAGAAATCTCTTGGGGAGTCCCAATTAGGAAAGTGATACTTGATTTTGTCAAGCGAGTCAAAAGTTGGATGACTCAAGTCATCATGTTCTTGCTTGTCGAAACAATAGATGTGGGAGGCGGAACGATAGCCATGATTGAATCTATAGCTAGGTTTAACAATCTTACTCAAGAAGTCGATAAAGAAAAGAGAATGGCAGTTCGTCCCTATGTATTAATGCCATATTTTGCTGCGATTCTACTAGTGGCGACAACAACAATGATGATTGGTATCATGCCAGCAACTCTGGGAGTTGCAGGAGGCTCAAAAGCAACAAACCTAGGTCCAACAATAACGATTTTCGTTACTTCAAGCATTTTTCACAGCTACCTTATTGGTTTGGTTGCGGGTAAAATCAGTGAAGAATCGATTGCTGCTGGTTTCAAGCATGCCTCTGTTCTGGTAATAATTGCTGTGTTGGCGGCAAAGTTGACCCCAATGTTAATGGGTTAAAAAGGGAGGAAAATGAAGATAAAAAATATTCACCTTAAAAAGCTAAGAAATGATAAAAGAGCAGTTAGCCCAGCAATTTCTGCAGTTATAATAACAAGCGCTGTTGTGGTTTTGGTTCTTGTAGCGGTTGTTTTTGCAAACAACTACTTGAATGGGCGAATTGCAGAGAACGAATTCGCCGCGATGAAACAGTTCATGCAAACAGTAGGGCTGGATATAGATGATGTGGCATGGATGCCTGGACGTACACAAACAGTTCGTTACGCAAGCAAGTATGGACAGATATATTTCGAAACCGCAGTTTTGAATTACACTGTCTATGTGAATAAGGGTGCTGGATATGTTTACTTAGCAAACTACACTACTGGCGTCATCTTGTTCAAAATGCCTATAAGCAGATATTCAGTTGCAGACAATTATCACGAACGCATTTTTCCCTTAGATAACTCTTTTCTTCAGAAAGGCACATCCGCGCCAGTAAATCACATTTTTGTAGTTGAAAAGTTGGCAATGAATGATGGAAGTTTCATAAGGGTAGTTGTCGCTCCATCAATCAGAATGTTGAATTCAACAATTTTTACAGGAGGAGAAACGATTAATTATGCAAAGTTTTACTTGCCCATACTCAACTCGGGAAATCATTCTTACCTTTCACAATCCGTTACACTCATGGGAAAGAATGTCGCTGTCAAAACAGAGGGTAGCGTTAACTCGGTTAGAATAGAAGTTTCTTTCCTGAAACAAAGTTTAGGATTTGATGAGAGTTTCTTCAACTTTCGCAACACAGTGGAAGAAATTGACGTAGCGGATGGTTCTGTTATTAAGTTTTACACGGGAGAGGTGACTACATCGTTAGGGCTCTATCCATAATGATGTAAGGAGGAAATATGGATGCCTCATATAACCATCGAATACGTCATCTTAGTCCCAATTTTAATATTACAGATTTTCCTATTTCCACTTACAGCAAGCTGGCTCATGAGCACATGGGTGGATTCACGAAGAAGCTTGGCTCTTCAAGAAGCAGCTAGCCATTTAGGCAGCATAATGCAACAAATGTATTTCTCATTAAGCCATGACACAATATTAGCTGGTTCTGTAACGCAAAAACCAGATGTTCCACTATATATAGAGAATAATCCGTATACAGGAAGCGCAACGCTGAAAACGGTAGTAGACGAAACCCAGAATGCGAGCAAAATTTTGGACATAACCTTCAAACTAGAAAACACTGGAATCACAGCAACAACACGCGTTATTCTAGGTCAAAATGCTTTATGGAAAAATTCCACTTTCGTGAGCAATTCAGCCAACACTTGCATAGTGGCTGAAAAATTTGAGAATGGAACAATTTCTCTATCTTTTGGAGGATGAGGGAGAAATAAGCCATGGCAGGTTCAACAATAGACCACCTCGTTTCCGTCGTTGCCTTTTTAGCGGCGATACTGATTTTCATTAGCCTATTTAACCAAATTCTACAAACCGCAGCATTATATCAACGGCACAGAAGCCTCGCAATGAAATGCAGCGATTTGCTTGACAACATGTTATTGAGCCCAGGCATACCATCTAATTGGGGGCAAACAAACGTTACGCCTACCGGTTTTGGACTGCAAGATCCAGAGTTCACGCAGTACAGACTTAGCGCATTTTCGCTTATGCGGCTGATTTCTTCCGTTGGGACACCAGTGTACTACCCGAAAACCGATCAATGGTACAGCAACATAACAATGGGTTTCGGAAACTTTTTACTAACATCATTCAGTGAGGCTATTAACTATTCAACAGCATCGAGACTCCTCGGATTAAACGGTACTTACGGCTTCCAACTAACCATAACGCCAATTGTAACTCTTTCAATTTCAGAAACCCAATCCAAAAGCCCATTGAGAATAGCTGTTAATGTTACGGGAAGAGGATTCCCTCTAGCAAACGCTGCAGTAAGCTACTGTTTTCTCACCGTTGACTTAAAAGGAGTGTTTCCAGACTACAAAACAACATACGGTACGGTTTATACTGATGAAAAAGGTTCGACATCGTTAGAATTTTCAGAGATCACAAAGGAAGACACTTCATATGCCTTAATTGCGTATGCCAAGTTAAGTGGACTTATTGGAGTTGGATATCATCAACGTGTAAGCTCCACTGGACAATACGTAATGCCATTTGTTGACAACATTGAAGAGGGCCGAGTGATTATTGCGCATAGTTGGGATGTTCATGGTGGAGATAACCCAGCAGAGATTTCTTACAATGCAACTTTTGTTTTATTGGCAGAAGATTTCACTCTACGTGAAGTACCATTGGGCGCGGATAAAATTGGCAAGGTGAATTATGGCAAAGGACAACCATACAAGAATGTCACTATTCCAACCCATAACCCCGGCATTTTGGTTATCACTTACAAAAAAAGTGCGGTGGAAGGAGGCATCATCATGATGCCATGGGGAATAAGCGCCATGGCTTTTCCAGTAGTATTCGGAGAAGACCCTTCAGGAAAGGAATGGGTAGCCACTGACATACGCCAAGTCATAGTCAATGACATTGCCTATCAAGCGACCTTGGCTTTGTGGAGCCTTGAGGGTTACCAGGTGATCAAGTAAAATGATGCGAACAATTGAGGTTTTACTCGTAATAATCATCATCACCGCAGCCTTCATAATTTCCTCCTTCTTCGCCGTGTTACCACAGCCACGAGAAGTTTCACCTCTCAATCTAAGAAGACTTGCATTAACGACCCTTCAGACGCTGGATAGGGATTACGATCTAAGCGAGATAGTGTTCAAACCACCTAATGACCCTTCTTGGAGCGAACTTCAAATAGCACTCGCAGCCACGTTACCTCCTAGTATTGTTTACAACTTGACGGTTTACGAGGTCTCGAGCGATGGCGCTATACTCTATAGTCCTCTAAAATCAATCTCCAACGCAGAAAGCCTTGGAATAGATTCAGAAGCTTCATCTTATCTGGTCGCTTCTTCTAATGTGACTTTTAATGTTGTTCCGGAGAAAATTGGAGAGCAAGGCGGCGGAGGAACGCTGTACATATTGAATTGTAGCGATGCCAACGGATGGTGGATCACCGGATACACAGCCCAAAGCCTCGCACAAGACCTATACAATTTACTTTCACCATACTTTCAAATCACAATAATGATTCAAAACACTGCCCAACTTGCACAGGTACTAAATGGCACAGCATTGCAGAACGAAGTGTTACAAAATGCCGTAATCATAAACACCTTCGGAGAAGCCGTACCAATACCCGCAGGATACTACGCAAGCTCAGGCGTTGGATACGACCCAGCACACAGTTCCTACGCAAAATATTGCCATACTCTAGGATTAAGAGTACGTCAGTACAATTGGACATGGGTTAGCATAGTAGGCTATCCACTCTACTATGTCAGCAATACTGCGCTATTTCCAGACGAACAAAACACATGGGGCATCTACGGAATGAGGCACGTCGGACCAGCAGGATTAACAGCTTTCCTTCAAGGCATAGATAACCAAAACTATGTGTATAATTCCGGCTGGATTACGGGAAGCCCAGGAGTTGTTTATCTTTCCAACGAAGCCTCGTATTATTGCAATTATTATGGTATTTATCCTTCTCCATATCAAACAGCCACAAGAGCACTTCCCTCATCAATACTGAATACTTATCACTTAACGGTAACATCCTACATCTTCAATCAAGTGGATAACTGGATTGCAGGCGCGTTTTTCAAGAACAATGTTTCAGGTTCATTTTTAGCTTTGGGTTTAACAAGAACCCCGGATATTAGACTCACAGCGTTAGGTCTCTTGTGCGGCTATAAGCCAAGACTTTATCGATCCGAGTACACAGCTTATGGAACTTCAAGGCTTGTCGTTTTGCAGCTTGGGCTTGTAGGAGGTGTATAATCTTGAATGAAAAAGGGCAATTCTCAATAATTGCCGCTTTGCTTGTTGCAGTTATCCTTATATCGACAGTTGTAATCACTTACTCCACGATACGCAACAGCCCAATCCAAAATCAACCACAAGTCCAAAGCGCAATAGATGAAACTAATCTTGCCTTGAAACAAATTCTAGGCTTCACCATAGGCTATTACGGCTCTATTCTGCAAGTTACAGGAAACTCTTCTTACGCGAAGACGCTTGCCCTAAACTATCTTCAAAGCGGATTAGAAAACATGGGAAACATGCATCCAGAATGGGGAACATCATTCAACGTAACCAGATCACAGCTCTATGCATACTGGTTCACAAACACCAGCTACAGCACAGGAGAACTCGTAATAACATACAATCTCACTGGTCTCGGAATTTACGGAGTATCCTATGAAACATCAAGCAGACTAGATGTTAAAGTCATGAACACAACAGCGGACAATGAAGCTTGTTTAGAGATAACCAAAGATGGGATTGAACCGCTCATAAATCTTGGAAAACAAAACTTCAAGTTCTACCGTTACTGGGAAACAAATTCGTCATGGACATTAATTGAGCCAAGCACGGAGCCAATAGCCTACGCAAATGGCACATATTTAGTAGATATTCCATCAGGGATAGACCCAAAGTCTTATGTTATTCAAGTAAAAGATTCAAGAGGAATAATTGTTGTTGCTTCCACATTCAGCCACTATACGATTACATTATCATGGAGCTCAGCTCAATCCTCATCGCAAAACTACGTGGATAACAACACATCGGATGTAGATGCCTCAGAAGATAAAGGGTCACATAGCAACTTTCCAGCTCAGCAATCTTTTGATGGAGTTTTCGACACTCTAACAGAAGGAAAGACCAGTAGAAATTTCCTGGCTAAAAAGGGAACTTTCACAAAAGCCACAACGACAGGAACACAGGCAGTCACTGGTGTTGGTTTCACGCCTAAAGTAGTTATCTTATGGTGGACACGACAAACCTTATTGGGTGAATTACCCTCCATTAGTGTAGGCTACGGATTCGCAACCAATTATAGCGGGCTATATCAAAATCGCGGAGTTGCTTTTGCATCAGACGATGGACTGGCAGACTCAAATGCTGGAAGGTACAGGTCTGAAACATATTCAATAATAATTCTGTCTTCAGGAAACCCCACCGCTACGGCTTTAGCCAGCATAACGAGTTTTGATGCGGACGGTTTTTCCTTAAACTGGCAAATAAACGAGAATAGAGCGGACATAATACATTATTTAGCTCTAGGTGGAGAAGACTTAATCTACGCAAAAGCAGGTTCATTTAGTCTATCGACAGCGTCTGGAACACAAGACATAACAGGTGTTGGCTTCCAACCAAATTTTGCAATGTTTCTCTGGACTTATACCGAAGCAGTGAACACAGGCACCTCTCACGCTGAGATAGGCATAGGATTTGCCGCGTCCCCAAC from Candidatus Bathyarchaeota archaeon A05DMB-5 encodes:
- a CDS encoding type II/IV secretion system ATPase subunit produces the protein MAKLRVKETLAKLKKVKIRFNIGKRQQVAIPPPPPKPVPRGFKVVDKYPLYEPFAHVAIVQNPKTGEYKYILDELQLDPLERNVYNRILEILLAEIESPKEEILDPRKFFAEEAKKIVDKYRISLGWLPDVSWYKILYHAERDLVGFGRIDPLMRDPNIEDVSCDGVGKPVYIWHRNYESIETNLEFENDEELDNVVVKLVHMAGKHVSSAFPIVDASLPGKHRLAVCYRREVTPFGTAFTIRKFREDPYSIIDLINLGTYSEEMAAYFWLCLENRASIMVLGGTAAGKTTALNALACLIKPGSKIITIEETAELNLPHENWVSLIARQSYGLGGTSVGEVTLFDLVKTSMRHRPDILIVGEIRGQEAYVLFQALATGHGGMCTMHAENLDSAVKRLTSKPMDISPAYIPLMNIVLSVQRVHLTKGTEKKAYRRVIDVNEIADYEDYRSALKWNPTKDMYVSSFDKSLMLTRISERIGVTKKELIEELNRRKDVLHWMRERNIRSYKDVAAIIAEYYARPKQIYEKVLAGEEVKVVVATKNP